The genomic DNA GCTTTCCTTCGCCAGGCCCTGCTCCAGCCCGGCGAGCAGCCGGTCGCAACCTAATTTGGCTTCTTCATGGGGGCCCGGCAGGGCTACCAGGTAGGAAAGACCTACCTTCCCCACGGCGATGCGTACCCCTTCTTTGTGATGCCGGTGGTAATCCGGCTGAAATTTCAGGATCCAGGGCGTACAAGCCCCGGGATCCAAGCGCAGGACGGCTTCGATGCTGAAGTCCTTGTCCTCGGCGCCTACGCCGCCGGTGGTGATAACGAGGCCGTAACCTTCTTCCAGCGCTCCCTCCAGGCGGTTGGCAGCGGCCACCGCATCGTCCTCCAGGATGCCCCCGTAGTGGGCCCGGTACCCCTTGTTTTCTAAAGCTGAGATGATATACGGTGAATTGGTGTCTTTGATTTTGCCGGCGATGACTTCAGAACCGGAAGCAAAAACAATAGCCCGCCGGGCCACCGCCTGGCTGATGTCCCGGGCCAGCACCTCCGATTCAGCCAGGACCCGGCCTGCTTCTTCGGGGTCTAAAGCGATCAGGCCCAGCACCCCTTCCGAGTGGACCGTGGCCCCCGGATCGATTTCCACCCCCGGCACTTCCGCCAGGCGCCGCAGGATCTCCTTTCCTTTACCGGCCACCGCCTCCGCTTGGACCCGGCGCCGTAATATGTCAAAAGCCAAAAGCCCGGGCCGCACATCCACCACCATCACATCTTGCGGTGGC from Clostridia bacterium includes the following:
- a CDS encoding competence/damage-inducible protein A; the protein is MEWDLLEKTNFWIEGVELVNADLGLVALAAAAALELPPQDVMVVDVRPGLLAFDILRRRVQAEAVAGKGKEILRRLAEVPGVEIDPGATVHSEGVLGLIALDPEEAGRVLAESEVLARDISQAVARRAIVFASGSEVIAGKIKDTNSPYIISALENKGYRAHYGGILEDDAVAAANRLEGALEEGYGLVITTGGVGAEDKDFSIEAVLRLDPGACTPWILKFQPDYHRHHKEGVRIAVGKVGLSYLVALPGPHEEAKLGCDRLLAGLEQGLAKESLAEFIAGALRERWRQGMRKGGHAHGLPGHSC